AAATACCTGATGGACCACGCTTACTAAAAATTAGAGACATCCAACATTTATTTACACCTGTTGAAGGTCAGCTAAATAACGAAGCAACCATTTTGCAATTGACGAAGCATTTGCATCCAACACCCGCTTTGGGCGGTGTGCCAAGAAAAGAGGCAATGATTGCTATACGTAAATACGAGCCAATGAACCGTGGTCTTTATGCTGCACCTATTGGCTGGTTAGATGCGGAGGGTAACGGAGAATTCGCAGTTGCGATTCGTTCAGCAGCTCTACTAAAAGATAAAGCTTATTTATATGCAGGTGGCGGTATTGTAGCTGATTCAGAGCCACAATCTGAATATGAGGAAACATTAGTGAAATTCCGTCCAATGCTTCGAGCGTTAGGAGGACAAGTACATGAGTGAACGGAAAATATTGACTGATTATGTTTATAAAATGGTTGCATCATTAGTACAAGCAGGTGTCCAACATGTTGTTGTAAGCCCAGGGTCACGGTCGACGCCACTAGCTTATGCTTTTGCCTCAACAAAGCAATTGACGATGTACCGTCAAGTAGATGAGCGAGCTGCTGCATTTTTTGCGTTAGGCATTGCTAAGGCGACTACTAAGCCTGTCGTTTTGTTATGTACATCTGGTACTGCGGCGGCAAACTATTATCCTGCGATTGTGGAGGCAAGTTATGCAAGAGTACCACTAATTGTTATAACAGCTGATCGTCCACATGAATTACGTGAAGTAGGTGCACCACAAGCAATTAATCAGACGAATTTATACGGAGCACATGTAAAGTGGAGTGTAGATTTTCCGCTAGCGGATGGTGCTGCACCGACATTGCCATTTATTGAACGTCATATTGCACGTGCAGTAGCTATTGCAACAAGTGCACCATTTGGACCAGTACATCTTAACGTACCGTTCCGTGAACCGTTGCTCATTGATTTTCGAGAGGAGCTTCCAACTGTTACGTTTAAGCAAAGCCATATTGGACAGTTAACGCCACCGAAAGCTGCACAAGTAGAACTGGCTTCTATTTTACGAGACACTAAAAAAGGATTTGTTGTTGTTGGGGAGCTTCCGCTCGGGACAGATTTAACCATTATGTGGGAGTTTGTGCGCCAATTAAAATGGCCTATCATTGTGGAGAGTCTATCGAATATGCGAACTTCCGTGCCAAATGATTGTTTGCCATATGTTATGACAACCTATGATGCCATTATGAAAAACGATGATTTTAAAGCGCTAGTAGTACCTGAAACAGTTCTGCGCTTAGGAGCACAACCTGTATCGAAATTTATGATGCAATTTATTACAAAGTCGCAGCCCCAAGCTTATATTGTTGTCGATGAAGATCCGATGTTCCGTGATTCAACAGGGGTGTCCACTCATTTTCTGCATGCAAGCATTGGCGAATGGCTCGTACAATTAGACCTTGCTGAAACTGCGCTAGAGGCGGCATATTTAGCGGAATGGCAAGATGCGAATGATATTGCACTTGAGTATATTGAGCATTATACAGAAGGCGCAATTGACGAAGGTGCTATGGTAAGTCGTTTACTTGAAATCATTCCAAATGGCAGTGATATTTTTGTTAGCAGTAGCATGCCCATTCGTGATATCGATACGTTTTTAATGGCAACATCAAAAGATATTCGAATTTTTGCGAATCGTGGCGCTAATGGCATTGATGGGGTCGTATCAACGGCAATGGGCTTAAGCCAAGGAAATAACCGTGAAACCTATTTGCTTATCGGAGACCTAGCTTTTTTACATGATGTCAATGGCCTAATTGCGTCACGCTATCAAGCATGTAATATGACCATTATTGTCATGAATAACGATGGTGGTGGTATTTTCTCATATTTACCGCAATCTACGGTAGAGGCTCATTATGAAGATTTATTTGGTACACCAACTGCACTTGAATTCCAAGACATTGCTCGTATGTACAATATGGACTACATTTGTGTTGAGGATATTGCACAGTTAGTGCCGAAATTTAACACGTTGAGAAAAAATCCGTTACGATTAATTGAGATTTTTACAAACCGTGAAGAAAATGTCTATGCACACCGCGCGCTTTGGAATCGTATTAATGCAGGGTTAAAAGCATGGCAAAGCTAATGATTCGTGGGCTTGAGACACATGTGGATATATGGAATGAAGAAGCGGGGCAAACACTAGTTGCCCTGCATGGCTTTACAGGTAGTACTGCTACATGGCGAAATTTAGCAAAGGAACTTCCACATGTGCGAGTTGTGGCGATTGATTTAATTGGTCATGGTCAAACAGCCGTACCGGAGCAAGTAAGTCGCTTCACGATGGCTGAACAATTGCGTGATTTAGAGGAAATATTTTGTCAGTTACAATTAGAAACTTTTGCATTGCTCGGTTATTCAATGGGTGGACGTATTGCACTATCTTATACGATTGCTTACCCTCAACGTGTCAGCAAGTTGCTGTTAGAAAGTGCTTCTCCTGGTTTGCGAACTGCAAAAGAGCGTATGGAGCGATGCGAGCGTGATAATGCGTTAGCGGAGAAAATAACAACGAATGGTTTACAGTCCTTTGTTAATTCATGGGAAAATATTGCGCTATTTGAATCGCAGAAGCGTTTAGCTAAAAATGTAAAACAAGCAGTTCGAGCAGAACGATTGGCCCAAAGTGAAAAGGGCTTGGCAGGCAGTTTACGAGGAATTGGAACAGGCATGCAACTATCAAACTGGGATAATTTAATTCAATTAGAATTACCTGTACTATTAATAACGGGTTCATTAGATGTTAAATTTTGTAATATTGCATTGGAA
This genomic interval from Lysinibacillus sphaericus contains the following:
- the menD gene encoding 2-succinyl-5-enolpyruvyl-6-hydroxy-3-cyclohexene-1-carboxylic-acid synthase; this translates as MSERKILTDYVYKMVASLVQAGVQHVVVSPGSRSTPLAYAFASTKQLTMYRQVDERAAAFFALGIAKATTKPVVLLCTSGTAAANYYPAIVEASYARVPLIVITADRPHELREVGAPQAINQTNLYGAHVKWSVDFPLADGAAPTLPFIERHIARAVAIATSAPFGPVHLNVPFREPLLIDFREELPTVTFKQSHIGQLTPPKAAQVELASILRDTKKGFVVVGELPLGTDLTIMWEFVRQLKWPIIVESLSNMRTSVPNDCLPYVMTTYDAIMKNDDFKALVVPETVLRLGAQPVSKFMMQFITKSQPQAYIVVDEDPMFRDSTGVSTHFLHASIGEWLVQLDLAETALEAAYLAEWQDANDIALEYIEHYTEGAIDEGAMVSRLLEIIPNGSDIFVSSSMPIRDIDTFLMATSKDIRIFANRGANGIDGVVSTAMGLSQGNNRETYLLIGDLAFLHDVNGLIASRYQACNMTIIVMNNDGGGIFSYLPQSTVEAHYEDLFGTPTALEFQDIARMYNMDYICVEDIAQLVPKFNTLRKNPLRLIEIFTNREENVYAHRALWNRINAGLKAWQS
- the menH gene encoding 2-succinyl-6-hydroxy-2,4-cyclohexadiene-1-carboxylate synthase — translated: MAKLMIRGLETHVDIWNEEAGQTLVALHGFTGSTATWRNLAKELPHVRVVAIDLIGHGQTAVPEQVSRFTMAEQLRDLEEIFCQLQLETFALLGYSMGGRIALSYTIAYPQRVSKLLLESASPGLRTAKERMERCERDNALAEKITTNGLQSFVNSWENIALFESQKRLAKNVKQAVRAERLAQSEKGLAGSLRGIGTGMQLSNWDNLIQLELPVLLITGSLDVKFCNIALEMKALLKNGKHMSVNDAGHAIHVENPAEFATIVKEYLT